The following proteins come from a genomic window of Lycium ferocissimum isolate CSIRO_LF1 chromosome 4, AGI_CSIRO_Lferr_CH_V1, whole genome shotgun sequence:
- the LOC132051606 gene encoding protein trichome birefringence-like 33: protein MREMKSPPSSSPSSLLRKSRLSPFLFTLLAFIIFVVIIYSEVFSFTFSQRHPKLSGSNYNSISRIKKKEKLPFAIEERGEGCDVLSGKWVWDKSGALYEEFECPYIQPQLTCQQHGRPDKDYLHWRWQPHSCSLPSFNATSMLENLRGKRMLFVGDSLNRGQFVSMVCLLHRLIPENAKSMETFGSLTVFTAKDYNATIEYYWAPFLLESNADDAVIHRITDRIVRKGSINKHGKFWKGADIIVFNTYLWWMTGMPFKILQKGSFKDEVKDIVEVSTEDAYRMTMKSMLRWVKKNMDPKKTRIFFTGMSPSHSKSIDWGGEADGNCYNETMMIEDPSYWGSDSSKSVMQVIGEVFSKSEASVTFLNITQLSSYRKDAHTSIYKKQWNPLTAKQLANPVSYADCTHWCLPGLQDTWNELLFAKLFYP from the exons ATGAGAGAAATGAAATCACCTCCCTCTTCCTCTCCCTCTTCTCTTCTCAGAAAATCTCGTCTTTCTCCTTTCCTATTCACTTTATTAGCCTTCATCatttttgttgttattatttACAGTGAAGTCTTCAGCTTCACTTTTAGCCAACGTCACCCCAAACTCTCTGGCTCTAATTACAATTCCATCTCAAGAATCA agaagaaggagaagttgCCATTTGCTATTGAAGAGAGAGGAGAAGGGTGTGACGTGTTAAGCGGAAAGTGGGTTTGGGACAAGAGCGGGGCGTTATACGAGGAGTTTGAGTGTCCTTACATACAACCTCAGTTAACATGCCAACAACATGGTCGACCAGACAAAGATTATTTACACTGGAGATGGCAACCTCATTCTTGCTCTCTTCCAAG TTTCAATGCAACATCAATGCTGGAAAACCTTCGAGGGAAGAGGATGTTATTCGTTGGCGATTCCTTGAACAGAGGACAATTTGTTTCCATGGTTTGCCTCCTCCATAGACTCATTCCTGAGAATGCCAAATCCATGGAAACTTTTGGTTCCCTCACCGTGTTCACTGCAAAG GATTACAATGCAACAATTGAGTATTACTGGGCTCCATTTCTGCTGGAATCAAATGCTGATGATGCAGTCATACATAGGATTACTGATAGGATTGTCCGTAAAGGTTCAATAAATAAGCATGGTAAATTTTGGAAAGGAGCTGACATAATTGTGTTCAACACTTATCTTTGGTGGATGACTGGCATGCCATTCAAGATTTT ACAAAAAGGGTCTTTCAAGGATGAAGTGAAAGACATAGTGGAAGTGTCAACAGAGGATGCGTATCGCATGACAATGAAGAGTATGTTGAGATGGGTGAAGAAGAATATGGATCCAAAGAAAACCAGAATATTTTTCACTGGCATGTCACCCTCTCATTCCAA GAGCATAGATTGGGGAGGTGAAGCTGATGGGAATTGTTACAATGAAACCATGATGATAGAGGATCCAAGTTACTGGGGATCAGATAGCAGCAAAAGCGTAATGCAAGTGATTGGAGAAGTATTTAGTAAATCAGAAGCGTCCGTAACGTTTCTCAACATAACACAGCTATCAAGTTACAGGAAAGATGCACACACATCAATTTACAAGAAGCAATGGAATCCATTGACAGCAAAGCAACTAGCAAATCCTGTTAGCTATGCTGATTGTACACATTGGTGTTTGCCTGGCCTTCAAGATACTTGGAATGAACTTTTATTCGCTAAGCTATTTTATCCTTGA
- the LOC132051605 gene encoding protein MID1-COMPLEMENTING ACTIVITY 1-like isoform X1, with the protein MFKPRPKRRKNIQHNQKPNKCIHTPGAEKKKKKMEDIAQVAGVNALGLINLIITSAKHAATHKRNCEQLAVHVRLIGNLLEKLKSTDLMKLSATAEPLEGLDEALQNALELVDSCKEKSCFYMLAMGWSVVYQFRRVQNEIDRYLKLVPLIAIVHEFRMQNVHERLEAIEGDDREYTLDEEDVEAQRAVLKPDRSKKDANVLEKSLSRQYPDLRFHEALKEEKEKLHLELHQSQANNDPKQCRIIEHLIDVTQNVVSVPAEKFLALNAQPYIGTGWVSTAKVGQVEMVNASQDEHQEKSKWQTDLFDCCNEPCLSLKACIYPCGIFSRIASLVSLGTITREHALNDLMTYSLFCGCCCYTCCVRRRLRRLFTIEGGSCDDFFTHLFCCCCAMIQEWHELELRDFEGVLYQYFYLVNLEMKILLSLANSYPIE; encoded by the exons ATGTTCAAACCTAGGCCAAAAAGGAGGAAAAACATTCAACATAACCAAAAGCCAAACAAATGCATTCACACCCCTGGAgcagagaagaagaagaagaagatggaagACATTGCTCAGGTAGCAGGTGTAAACGCTCTAGGACTCATCAACTTAATCATTACTTCAGCCAAACACGCCGCTACACATAAAAGGAACTGCGAGCAGTTAGCAGTGCACGTGAGACTGATCGGAAACTTGTTAGAGAAGCTAAAGTCGACTGACCTGATGAAGCTGTCGGCTACAGCAGAGCCACTTGAAGGGTTAGATGAGGCTCTACAGAATGCTTTGGAGTTGGTTGATAGTTGCAAAGAAAAGAGCTGCTTTTACATGCTTGCCATGGGATGGAGTGTTGTTTATCAGTTTCGTCGGGTTCAGAATGAGATTGATCGGTACCTGAAGCTGGTTCCCTTGATTGCGATTGTCCATGAGTTTCGAATGCAG AATGTGCACGAAAGATTGGAAGCCATAGAAGGTGATGATCGCGAATACACCCTAGACGAAGAGGATGTTGAGGCCCAAAGAGCAGTACTGAAACCTGATCGATCAAAGAAAGATGCAAATGTATTAGAGAAGTCACTATCTAGACAATATCCTGATTTGAGATTCCACGAGGCTCTCAAGGAGGAAAAGGAGAAGTTACATCTTGAGCTACATCAGTCACAAGCAAACAATGACCCCAAACAGTGTAGAATTATTGAGCATCTTATTGACGTGACACAAAATGTCGTTAGTGTGCCAGCTGAAAAGTTTCTTGCTCTCAACGCGCAACCTTACATAGGAACTGG GTGGGTATCAACTGCAAAAGTTGGCCAGGTGGAGATGGTGAATGCCTCACAGGATGaacatcaagaaaaatcaaagtgGCAAACTGACCTCTTTGACTGTTGCAATGAACCTTGTTTAA GTTTGAAAGCATGCATCTACCCATGTGGCATATTTTCAAGAATTGCAAGTTTGGTGTCACTTGGGACAATAA CTCGTGAACATGCATTGAATGATCTGATGACATACTCCTTATTCTGTGGTTGTTGCTGTTATACTTGTTGTGTGAGAAGAAGGCTGAGACGGCTTTTCACTATTGAG GGAGGCTCATGTGATGATTTCTTTACTCATCTTTTCTGTTGCTGTTGTGCTATGATCCAAGAGTGGCATGAACTCGAACTGAGAGACTTTGAAGGTGTGCTATATCAGTACTTTTACCTTGTGAACCTGGAAATGAAAATTCTCCTTTCACTTGCTAATAGTTATCCAATAGAGTGA
- the LOC132051605 gene encoding protein MID1-COMPLEMENTING ACTIVITY 1-like isoform X2, with product MFKPRPKRRKNIQHNQKPNKCIHTPGAEKKKKKMEDIAQVAGVNALGLINLIITSAKHAATHKRNCEQLAVHVRLIGNLLEKLKSTDLMKLSATAEPLEGLDEALQNALELVDSCKEKSCFYMLAMGWSVVYQFRRVQNEIDRYLKLVPLIAIVHEFRMQNVHERLEAIEGDDREYTLDEEDVEAQRAVLKPDRSKKDANVLEKSLSRQYPDLRFHEALKEEKEKLHLELHQSQANNDPKQCRIIEHLIDVTQNVVSVPAEKFLALNAQPYIGTGWVSTAKVGQVEMVNASQDEHQEKSKWQTDLFDCCNEPCLSLKACIYPCGIFSRIASLVSLGTITREHALNDLMTYSLFCGCCCYTCCVRRRLRRLFTIEGGSCDDFFTHLFCCCCAMIQEWHELELRDFEGCQGRKMIPPPYQYMQP from the exons ATGTTCAAACCTAGGCCAAAAAGGAGGAAAAACATTCAACATAACCAAAAGCCAAACAAATGCATTCACACCCCTGGAgcagagaagaagaagaagaagatggaagACATTGCTCAGGTAGCAGGTGTAAACGCTCTAGGACTCATCAACTTAATCATTACTTCAGCCAAACACGCCGCTACACATAAAAGGAACTGCGAGCAGTTAGCAGTGCACGTGAGACTGATCGGAAACTTGTTAGAGAAGCTAAAGTCGACTGACCTGATGAAGCTGTCGGCTACAGCAGAGCCACTTGAAGGGTTAGATGAGGCTCTACAGAATGCTTTGGAGTTGGTTGATAGTTGCAAAGAAAAGAGCTGCTTTTACATGCTTGCCATGGGATGGAGTGTTGTTTATCAGTTTCGTCGGGTTCAGAATGAGATTGATCGGTACCTGAAGCTGGTTCCCTTGATTGCGATTGTCCATGAGTTTCGAATGCAG AATGTGCACGAAAGATTGGAAGCCATAGAAGGTGATGATCGCGAATACACCCTAGACGAAGAGGATGTTGAGGCCCAAAGAGCAGTACTGAAACCTGATCGATCAAAGAAAGATGCAAATGTATTAGAGAAGTCACTATCTAGACAATATCCTGATTTGAGATTCCACGAGGCTCTCAAGGAGGAAAAGGAGAAGTTACATCTTGAGCTACATCAGTCACAAGCAAACAATGACCCCAAACAGTGTAGAATTATTGAGCATCTTATTGACGTGACACAAAATGTCGTTAGTGTGCCAGCTGAAAAGTTTCTTGCTCTCAACGCGCAACCTTACATAGGAACTGG GTGGGTATCAACTGCAAAAGTTGGCCAGGTGGAGATGGTGAATGCCTCACAGGATGaacatcaagaaaaatcaaagtgGCAAACTGACCTCTTTGACTGTTGCAATGAACCTTGTTTAA GTTTGAAAGCATGCATCTACCCATGTGGCATATTTTCAAGAATTGCAAGTTTGGTGTCACTTGGGACAATAA CTCGTGAACATGCATTGAATGATCTGATGACATACTCCTTATTCTGTGGTTGTTGCTGTTATACTTGTTGTGTGAGAAGAAGGCTGAGACGGCTTTTCACTATTGAG GGAGGCTCATGTGATGATTTCTTTACTCATCTTTTCTGTTGCTGTTGTGCTATGATCCAAGAGTGGCATGAACTCGAACTGAGAGACTTTGAAG GTTGTCAAGGAAGGAAAATGATTCCACCCCCGTACCAGTATATGCAGCCTTGA
- the LOC132051607 gene encoding abscisic acid receptor PYL4-like, with product MPCSLQLQRINPTTTGNFHKQPQATWIIPVPPFTIPNNLLHYHTQPVGPTQCCSAVVQTISAPIDAVWSLVRRFDNPQAYKHFLKSCHVILGNGEVGAIREVRVISGLPAASSTERLEIIDDERHVISFSVIGGDHRLTNYRSVTTLHTSDDDGTVVVESYVVDIPQGNTKEETCVFVDTIVRCNLQSLAQIVENNMPTSTTNS from the coding sequence atgccTTGTTCACTTCAGCTTCAAAGGATCAACCCCACAACCACCGGAAACTTCCACAAACAACCTCAAGCAACATGGATTATCCCCGTACCACCATTCACCATCCCTAACAACCTCTTACATTACCACACCCAGCCGGTTGGCCCCACTCAGTGCTGCTCCGCCGTAGTCCAGACCATCTCCGCCCCAATAGACGCCGTGTGGTCCCTTGTCCGCCGTTTCGACAACCCACAAGCATACAAACACTTCCTCAAGAGCTGCCACGTCATCCTTGGGAACGGAGAAGTCGGAGCAATAAGGGAGGTACGCGTAATATCTGGCCTCCCAGCTGCTTCTAGCACGGAGAGGCTGGAAATAATAGATGATGAGAGACACGTCATCAGCTTCAGCGTTATTGGCGGTGATCATAGGTTAACTAATTACAGGTCAGTTACGACGCTGCACACGTCAGATGATGATGGAACGGTTGTGGTGGAGTCCTATGTAGTTGATATTCCACAAGGGAATACCAAGGAAGAAACGTGTGTATTTGTGGATACAATTGTGCGTTGTAATTTGCAATCACTAGCACAGATCGTTGAGAACAACATGCCTACAAGTACAACCAACAGTTAA